A section of the Ensifer adhaerens genome encodes:
- the selD gene encoding selenide, water dikinase SelD, translated as MSSLPASSEPRLTSLAHGGGCGCKIAPGVLQEILRGRVQLPVPPELLVGIETSDDAAVYRLNDHQAVVATTDFFMPVVDDPRDFGRIAATNAISDVYAMGGTPIFALALVGMPVNVLSTETIGAILDGGAAACRAAGIPIAGGHTIDSVEPIYGLVAIGLVDPAHLKRNSGALPGDVLILGKPLGVGIFSAALKKGALDEAGYARMIESTTRLNTAGPELARLSGVHAMTDVTGFGLAGHALEMARGSSCRVRIDWSAVPLLEGAFDLAAAGFVTGASGRNWASYGQDVAFAREMGAIDKALLCDPQTSGGLLVACSRSTAPDILAIFRKHASDAAVIGEVVDGDAGLSVF; from the coding sequence GTGAGCAGCCTGCCCGCCTCCTCCGAGCCTCGCCTGACCTCACTTGCCCATGGCGGCGGCTGCGGCTGCAAGATCGCGCCGGGCGTGCTTCAGGAAATCTTGCGGGGACGCGTCCAGCTGCCTGTGCCGCCGGAGCTGCTGGTCGGCATCGAAACGTCTGACGATGCGGCGGTCTATCGCCTCAACGATCACCAGGCGGTCGTCGCCACCACAGACTTCTTCATGCCTGTTGTCGACGATCCCCGCGATTTCGGCCGGATCGCCGCGACCAATGCCATCAGCGACGTCTACGCCATGGGCGGCACGCCGATCTTTGCGCTGGCGCTCGTCGGCATGCCGGTCAACGTGCTGTCGACCGAAACCATCGGCGCCATCCTTGATGGCGGGGCGGCGGCCTGCCGGGCAGCCGGCATTCCGATCGCCGGCGGTCACACGATCGATTCCGTCGAGCCGATCTACGGTCTCGTCGCCATCGGCCTCGTCGATCCCGCGCATCTGAAGCGCAACAGCGGCGCCCTTCCGGGCGACGTACTCATCCTCGGCAAACCGCTCGGCGTTGGCATCTTTTCCGCGGCATTGAAAAAGGGCGCGCTCGATGAGGCCGGCTATGCCCGCATGATCGAAAGCACCACCCGCCTCAACACGGCCGGGCCCGAACTCGCGCGGCTTTCCGGCGTGCATGCCATGACCGACGTGACAGGCTTTGGCCTTGCCGGCCACGCGCTCGAAATGGCGCGCGGGTCGAGCTGCCGGGTCCGGATCGACTGGTCCGCCGTTCCCCTTCTGGAAGGCGCTTTCGATCTCGCGGCCGCCGGTTTTGTCACCGGCGCCTCCGGGAGGAACTGGGCAAGCTATGGGCAGGACGTGGCCTTTGCACGCGAGATGGGCGCGATCGACAAGGCGCTGCTTTGCGATCCGCAAACGAGTGGCGGCTTGCTCGTCGCCTGTTCCCGATCGACCGCGCCAGACATACTCGCGATATTCCGCAAGCACGCCTCCGACGCCGCGGTAATTGGGGAAGTGGTGGATGGTGATGCCGGATTGTCGGTGTTCTAG
- the fdnG gene encoding formate dehydrogenase-N subunit alpha, which produces MNIDLSRRSFLKLAGAGAAATTIGAMGFGAAEAATAAHVRAFKLASTTETRNVCTYCSVACGILMYSKGDLSAGEKAELIHIEGDADHPTNRGTLCPKGAALKDFVKSETRATKPRHRAPGADTWQDISWEDAFDKIARAIKDDRDKNFIEKNAAGVTVNRWTTMGFLAASGGTNETGWLTYKTVRSLGVVGFDNQARVUHGPTVASLAPTFGRGAMTNAWTDIKNTDLVIVMGGNAAEAHPCGFKWVTEAKHHRGARLIVVDPRFNRTASVADVYAPIRPGSDIAFLMGAIRYCIENDRVQWDYVKNYTNATYLVNDAFGWSDGLFTGYDEEKRDYDRTAWEYQLNEDGTVKTDPTLTDPRCVWNLLKQHVAAYTPEFVENICGTPKDRYLKICEMIGATSARDKVMTSLYALGWTQHSKGAQNIRGMAMLQLILGNVGLPGGGVNALRGHSNIQGLTDIGLLSNSLPGYMNLATEKETDYTTYMSTRGNKPLVPGQTSYWQNTPKFMVSFLKAMWGSAATRENDWGFDWLPKLDVPYYDILRMFDMMSRGEVNLYFCQGFNPLLSFPNRAKLTEGLSKLKLLVTIDPLQTETAHFWENHGIYNQVDSAKIMTEVLQLPATCFAEDEGATVNSGRWLQWHWPGATPPGDAKHDTWIMANIFLRVRELYRKEGGVCPEPILNLAWDYKDPYEPEPAELAQEMNGRALQTLYDPTDPTKVLVEAGKLLPNFGVMRDDGSTMSGCWIYTGSWTEDGNMMARRDNSDPGDVGTFLKWTFAWPANRRILYNRASCDLEGKPWDPARKLIEWNGERWAGFDVPDIAVTAKPEAVMPFIMTAEGTARLFARKLMRDGPFPTHMEPFESPVENPFNAKLRGNPVARIFPGDLQQLGTSGDFPFVATSYRLTEHFHFWTKHSRVNAVLQPEFFVEISEELAAERGITKGGRVRLWSARGEVWAKAVVTKRIRPLICNGKPVHVVGIPLHWGFMGAARKGFGPNSLTPFVGDANIDTPEFKAFLVNIEPAAEEGASA; this is translated from the coding sequence ATGAACATCGATCTTTCCCGCCGCAGTTTCCTGAAGCTCGCTGGCGCAGGAGCCGCGGCCACCACGATCGGGGCCATGGGCTTCGGAGCGGCCGAGGCCGCAACAGCCGCCCATGTGCGTGCCTTCAAACTCGCAAGCACCACCGAGACCCGCAACGTCTGCACCTACTGTTCGGTCGCCTGCGGCATCCTGATGTATTCGAAGGGTGACCTTTCCGCCGGCGAGAAGGCGGAACTCATCCATATCGAGGGTGATGCCGATCATCCGACCAACCGCGGGACGCTCTGTCCCAAGGGCGCGGCGCTCAAGGACTTCGTGAAGTCCGAGACCCGCGCCACGAAGCCACGTCACCGCGCCCCGGGCGCCGACACCTGGCAGGATATCTCCTGGGAAGATGCCTTCGACAAGATTGCCCGGGCGATCAAGGACGACCGCGACAAGAACTTCATCGAGAAGAATGCGGCCGGGGTCACCGTCAACCGCTGGACGACGATGGGCTTCCTTGCAGCGTCGGGCGGCACCAACGAGACGGGATGGCTGACCTACAAGACCGTCCGGTCCTTAGGCGTCGTCGGCTTCGACAACCAGGCACGCGTCTGACACGGCCCCACGGTAGCCAGTTTGGCTCCAACATTTGGCCGCGGCGCAATGACGAACGCCTGGACCGACATCAAGAACACCGACCTCGTCATCGTTATGGGTGGCAACGCGGCGGAAGCACATCCCTGCGGCTTCAAATGGGTGACGGAAGCCAAGCACCATCGCGGCGCCCGGCTGATCGTCGTCGATCCGCGCTTCAACCGCACGGCATCGGTTGCCGATGTCTACGCCCCGATCCGTCCTGGCTCCGATATCGCCTTCCTGATGGGTGCGATCCGCTACTGCATCGAAAACGACAGGGTCCAGTGGGATTACGTGAAGAACTATACCAACGCGACCTATCTGGTGAACGACGCGTTTGGATGGTCTGATGGTCTCTTTACCGGCTACGACGAGGAAAAACGCGACTACGACCGCACCGCCTGGGAATACCAGCTGAACGAGGACGGGACGGTGAAAACCGATCCGACGCTCACCGACCCGCGCTGCGTCTGGAATCTTTTAAAGCAGCATGTCGCGGCCTACACGCCGGAGTTCGTGGAAAACATCTGCGGCACGCCCAAGGATCGCTACCTGAAGATCTGCGAAATGATCGGTGCGACGTCCGCCCGCGACAAGGTGATGACCTCGCTCTACGCGCTCGGCTGGACGCAGCATTCGAAAGGCGCCCAGAACATTCGCGGCATGGCGATGCTTCAGCTGATCCTCGGCAATGTCGGCTTGCCCGGTGGCGGGGTCAACGCGCTTCGCGGCCATTCCAACATCCAGGGGCTGACCGACATCGGCCTGCTTTCCAACTCCCTGCCGGGTTACATGAACCTCGCGACGGAAAAGGAGACGGATTACACGACCTACATGTCGACGCGCGGCAACAAGCCGCTCGTTCCTGGCCAGACGAGCTACTGGCAGAACACACCCAAATTCATGGTCAGCTTCCTGAAGGCCATGTGGGGCAGCGCCGCGACACGCGAAAACGACTGGGGCTTCGACTGGTTGCCGAAGCTCGATGTACCCTACTACGACATCCTCAGAATGTTCGACATGATGAGCCGCGGCGAAGTGAACCTCTACTTCTGCCAAGGCTTCAACCCGCTTCTGTCCTTCCCCAATCGGGCGAAGCTGACCGAGGGTCTGTCGAAGCTGAAACTGCTCGTGACAATCGACCCGCTGCAGACCGAGACGGCGCATTTCTGGGAAAACCACGGTATCTACAACCAGGTGGATTCCGCCAAGATCATGACGGAGGTCTTGCAACTCCCCGCGACCTGCTTTGCCGAGGACGAGGGCGCCACTGTCAATTCGGGCCGGTGGCTGCAATGGCACTGGCCAGGGGCGACACCACCGGGCGATGCCAAGCACGACACCTGGATCATGGCCAACATCTTCCTGCGCGTGCGTGAACTCTACCGCAAGGAAGGCGGGGTCTGTCCCGAGCCTATCCTGAACCTTGCCTGGGATTACAAGGACCCTTACGAGCCGGAACCGGCCGAGCTAGCCCAGGAGATGAACGGACGGGCGCTCCAAACGCTCTATGATCCGACCGATCCGACGAAGGTGCTGGTCGAGGCCGGCAAGCTCTTGCCCAACTTCGGCGTGATGCGTGACGACGGCTCCACCATGTCGGGCTGCTGGATCTATACCGGCTCCTGGACGGAGGACGGCAACATGATGGCCCGGCGCGACAATAGCGATCCGGGCGATGTCGGCACCTTCCTCAAATGGACCTTCGCCTGGCCGGCCAATCGACGCATCCTCTACAATCGTGCCTCCTGCGACCTTGAGGGCAAGCCCTGGGATCCGGCGCGCAAACTCATCGAATGGAACGGCGAACGTTGGGCGGGCTTCGATGTGCCCGACATCGCGGTGACGGCAAAGCCCGAGGCAGTGATGCCATTCATCATGACGGCCGAGGGAACCGCCCGTCTCTTTGCCCGCAAGCTGATGCGGGACGGACCCTTCCCCACACACATGGAGCCATTCGAAAGCCCGGTCGAAAATCCGTTCAACGCCAAGCTTCGCGGCAATCCCGTCGCGCGCATCTTCCCCGGCGACCTGCAACAGCTGGGCACGAGTGGCGACTTCCCCTTCGTTGCCACGTCCTATCGCCTCACCGAGCATTTCCACTTCTGGACCAAGCACAGCCGTGTCAACGCCGTGCTGCAGCCGGAATTCTTCGTGGAAATCAGCGAGGAACTGGCGGCCGAGCGAGGCATCACCAAGGGCGGGCGGGTACGCTTGTGGAGCGCGCGCGGCGAGGTCTGGGCGAAGGCCGTGGTGACGAAGCGCATTCGCCCGCTGATCTGCAACGGCAAACCGGTTCATGTGGTCGGCATTCCGCTGCACTGGGGCTTCATGGGAGCGGCCCGCAAGGGCTTCGGCCCCAACAGCCTCACGCCTTTCGTCGGCGACGCCAATATCGACACGCCGGAGTTCAAGGCCTTTCTGGTCAACATCGAACCGGCGGCGGAAGAAGGAGCTTCGGCATGA
- the fdxH gene encoding formate dehydrogenase subunit beta — protein MSERAPEPVTAAANPPLQPLASNLLSSDVIKVSATSDVPTPERQLTPVAKLIDVSKCIGCKACQSACIEWNDTHPDLEENVGVYENPHDLTADMFTLMRFSEYENPVTNEFEWLIRKDGCMHCADPGCLKACPAPGAIVQYSNGIVDFISDNCIGCGYCIAGCPFNIPRISKTAHVSKKCTLCSDRVAVGQGPACAKACPTKAITFGTKEDMVTLANERVEDLKSRGYDHAGLYDPQGVGGTHVMYVLHHADQPSLYAGLPEDPQISPVVRGWKGPAKTVGLAVAGLAAAGAVLHGIFARPNEVTAHEEGEAEELVEDRNRPQGGREA, from the coding sequence ATGAGCGAACGCGCACCGGAACCGGTAACGGCTGCCGCCAACCCGCCGCTACAGCCGCTGGCTTCGAACCTTTTGTCGAGCGACGTCATCAAGGTGTCGGCAACCAGCGACGTGCCGACACCCGAACGACAGCTGACCCCGGTTGCCAAGCTGATCGACGTGTCGAAATGCATCGGCTGCAAGGCCTGCCAGTCCGCCTGTATCGAATGGAACGACACCCATCCGGACCTGGAGGAAAATGTCGGGGTCTACGAGAACCCGCACGACCTGACGGCTGATATGTTCACGCTGATGCGGTTCAGCGAATACGAGAACCCCGTTACCAACGAGTTCGAATGGTTGATCCGCAAGGACGGCTGCATGCACTGCGCCGATCCCGGTTGTCTCAAGGCCTGCCCGGCGCCGGGCGCTATCGTGCAATATTCCAACGGCATCGTCGATTTCATCTCGGACAACTGCATCGGCTGCGGCTATTGCATCGCCGGCTGCCCCTTCAACATTCCGCGCATTTCGAAGACCGCACATGTGTCGAAGAAATGCACGCTCTGCTCGGACCGCGTCGCGGTCGGCCAGGGACCAGCCTGCGCCAAGGCCTGCCCGACCAAGGCGATCACTTTCGGGACGAAGGAAGACATGGTCACGCTTGCCAACGAACGTGTCGAGGACCTGAAGTCGCGCGGCTACGACCACGCCGGCCTCTACGACCCGCAAGGCGTCGGCGGGACGCATGTTATGTACGTGCTGCATCATGCCGACCAGCCGTCGCTCTATGCAGGGCTGCCGGAGGATCCGCAGATTTCGCCGGTGGTGCGCGGCTGGAAGGGGCCGGCGAAGACCGTCGGTCTCGCCGTTGCCGGTCTTGCGGCCGCCGGCGCCGTGCTGCACGGCATCTTCGCCCGTCCGAACGAGGTGACCGCCCATGAAGAAGGCGAGGCGGAGGAACTCGTCGAGGACCGCAACCGCCCGCAAGGCGGCAGGGAGGCGTGA
- a CDS encoding formate dehydrogenase subunit gamma — MADKRIYSAPGDRIETKHPVTVNRYRGYTRLNHWVTAACMIVLLTSGLSFFHPSLFFLTGLFGGGQMTRWLHPIVGLILVASFLLLFAQMWKLNLPRREDVEWSRKFGDLLQGNEESLPELGKYNAGQKMVFWGMSGLIVVLVTTGIMIWEQYFPDLVSIPVRRMAVAVHSLAALFTILIFIVHVYAAIWTRGTIRAMTRGTVTGGWAFRHHRKWLRELAGRQGSDPSK, encoded by the coding sequence ATGGCTGACAAACGCATCTATTCGGCCCCCGGCGACAGGATCGAGACGAAGCACCCGGTCACCGTCAATCGCTATCGCGGCTATACGCGTCTCAACCATTGGGTCACCGCCGCCTGTATGATCGTGCTGCTGACTTCGGGCCTTTCCTTCTTCCATCCCTCGCTGTTTTTCCTGACAGGCCTTTTCGGCGGCGGCCAGATGACGCGGTGGCTGCATCCGATCGTCGGGCTTATCCTCGTCGCAAGCTTCCTCCTCCTGTTTGCGCAGATGTGGAAGCTCAATCTGCCGCGGCGCGAAGATGTGGAATGGAGCCGCAAGTTCGGCGATCTCCTCCAGGGCAACGAGGAGAGCCTGCCCGAACTCGGCAAGTACAATGCCGGGCAGAAGATGGTTTTCTGGGGCATGTCCGGTCTGATCGTCGTGCTCGTGACGACCGGCATCATGATCTGGGAGCAGTACTTCCCCGATCTCGTTTCCATTCCCGTTCGCCGCATGGCCGTCGCCGTGCATTCGCTCGCAGCCCTTTTCACGATCCTGATCTTCATCGTCCATGTCTATGCGGCGATCTGGACGCGCGGCACGATCCGGGCGATGACCCGCGGCACCGTCACTGGCGGCTGGGCGTTTCGCCATCATCGCAAATGGCTGCGCGAACTGGCTGGACGCCAGGGTTCGGACCCGTCAAAATGA
- the fdhE gene encoding formate dehydrogenase accessory protein FdhE — protein MAEDVQPDPSLIGGVPTPPLAFLPEPVKLFQTRARRFAFLAESNALAPYLTFLAALSKLQARLAVTLPPVTAPSSARVAEAARVAMPPIDRLALVDDPGLSATLDALLEGAVEISMPDPARLALDAVRTAEDGDRRWLLANILSDQVPEDSAAPHLFVAAAVQAHMARLAATLDAKALVPVGLGVCPACGGRPATSSVVGTQGAENVRYAACACCATQWNEVRVKCLCCGSTKGISYRSVETSEATVKAETCRECHSWVKIFYQVKNPSLDPIADDVGSLGLDILMKDTEFRRGGFNPYLAGY, from the coding sequence ATGGCTGAAGACGTACAACCCGATCCCTCCCTCATCGGCGGCGTGCCGACACCGCCGCTGGCCTTCCTGCCAGAGCCGGTCAAACTGTTCCAGACGCGCGCGCGCCGCTTCGCGTTTCTTGCCGAAAGCAATGCGCTTGCGCCTTACCTCACCTTCCTTGCGGCGCTCTCCAAACTCCAGGCGCGCTTGGCAGTAACCCTTCCGCCCGTGACAGCGCCGTCATCGGCGCGCGTTGCCGAGGCGGCACGCGTTGCGATGCCCCCGATCGACCGGCTGGCGCTTGTCGATGACCCCGGCCTTTCGGCGACGCTCGACGCGCTCCTTGAAGGCGCTGTCGAGATTTCCATGCCCGACCCCGCCCGGCTAGCGCTCGATGCGGTGCGAACTGCCGAAGACGGCGACCGACGCTGGCTGCTTGCCAACATCCTTTCCGATCAGGTTCCGGAAGACAGCGCCGCTCCCCATCTCTTCGTTGCAGCCGCGGTGCAGGCGCACATGGCGCGGCTCGCCGCGACGCTCGATGCGAAAGCGCTTGTCCCTGTCGGACTTGGCGTCTGTCCCGCCTGCGGCGGCCGGCCGGCAACGTCGTCGGTCGTCGGCACGCAGGGCGCCGAGAACGTGCGCTATGCAGCCTGCGCCTGCTGCGCCACGCAATGGAACGAGGTGCGGGTAAAGTGCCTCTGTTGCGGTTCGACCAAAGGCATCAGCTATCGTTCGGTCGAGACGTCGGAAGCGACCGTGAAGGCCGAGACCTGCCGGGAATGCCATTCCTGGGTCAAGATCTTCTACCAGGTGAAAAACCCGAGCCTGGACCCGATCGCAGACGACGTCGGCAGCCTCGGCCTCGATATCCTGATGAAGGACACCGAGTTTCGCCGCGGCGGTTTCAACCCCTATCTTGCGGGGTATTGA
- the selA gene encoding L-seryl-tRNA(Sec) selenium transferase: MPDYRVLPSVDQMLTSPEGLALTEEHGRLAVVTAVRAGLEIAREKIRAGEDGATLAADLPRRVAEELAAAARSALRPLINLTGTVLHTNLGRAILAEEAVSAATAAMANPLALEFDLDGGGRGQRDDHLRGLLRELTGAEDATIVNNNAAAVLIALNTLADGREAIVSRGELIEIGGAFRMPDIMARAGARLVEVGTTNRTHPRDYEGAIGPETGVILKVHTSNYRIEGFTAEVPAPRLAEIARKAGVPLLNDLGSGSLIDLSIFGLRREPTVAEAVAEGADLVTFSGDKLLGGPQAGLIVGRRDLIAAINRNPLKRAVRLDKIRIAALEATLKLYRDPDRLKERLPTLRFLSRSQADIAAQAARLAPAIDALLKPLGYSAGTCTCQSQVGSGALPVDTIPSAGLRLTGSGGDAPERLSARLRALPVLVVGHIRDGALVLDLRCLESDEMLIAALVAL, translated from the coding sequence ATGCCGGATTATCGCGTGCTTCCCTCGGTCGACCAGATGCTGACCTCGCCAGAGGGACTGGCGCTGACGGAAGAACATGGCCGCCTTGCCGTCGTCACCGCCGTCCGCGCCGGGCTTGAGATCGCACGGGAGAAAATCCGTGCGGGCGAGGATGGGGCAACGCTTGCAGCCGACCTGCCGCGCCGCGTCGCCGAGGAGCTGGCGGCTGCCGCCCGCTCCGCCCTTCGCCCGCTCATAAACCTCACGGGCACCGTGCTGCACACCAATCTCGGCCGCGCCATCCTGGCCGAAGAAGCCGTCAGCGCCGCAACCGCCGCGATGGCCAACCCGCTGGCGCTGGAGTTCGACCTTGACGGCGGCGGGCGTGGTCAGCGCGACGACCATCTGCGCGGCTTGCTTCGCGAGCTGACCGGCGCCGAGGACGCCACCATCGTCAACAACAATGCCGCCGCCGTGCTGATTGCGCTCAATACGCTCGCCGACGGACGCGAGGCGATCGTCTCGCGCGGCGAATTGATCGAAATCGGCGGCGCCTTCCGCATGCCCGACATCATGGCCCGCGCCGGCGCCAGGCTGGTGGAGGTCGGCACCACCAACCGCACCCATCCGCGTGACTATGAGGGCGCGATCGGGCCTGAGACCGGCGTCATCCTCAAGGTCCATACCTCCAACTACCGGATCGAAGGGTTTACCGCCGAGGTGCCGGCGCCAAGACTGGCCGAGATTGCCCGCAAGGCCGGTGTGCCGCTCTTGAACGACCTCGGCTCGGGCTCACTCATCGATCTCTCGATCTTCGGATTGCGACGCGAGCCCACGGTGGCGGAAGCCGTCGCCGAAGGCGCGGATCTCGTCACGTTTTCGGGCGACAAGCTCCTCGGCGGGCCCCAGGCGGGCCTCATCGTCGGCCGCCGCGATCTCATCGCCGCCATCAACCGCAACCCGCTGAAACGCGCCGTTCGCCTCGACAAGATCCGCATCGCCGCGCTTGAAGCGACGCTGAAGCTCTACCGCGATCCCGACCGGCTGAAGGAGCGGCTGCCGACGCTGCGCTTTCTTTCCCGGTCGCAGGCCGATATCGCCGCACAGGCGGCCCGTCTCGCTCCGGCAATCGATGCGCTGCTCAAGCCGCTCGGCTATTCGGCCGGCACCTGCACGTGCCAGAGCCAGGTCGGCTCCGGCGCCTTGCCAGTCGATACGATCCCGAGTGCCGGCCTGCGGCTGACAGGCAGCGGCGGCGACGCACCGGAACGGCTTTCGGCACGGCTTCGCGCCCTGCCGGTCCTGGTCGTTGGCCATATCCGCGATGGCGCGCTGGTCCTCGATTTGCGCTGTCTGGAAAGCGACGAGATGCTCATCGCGGCCCTGGTGGCACTATGA
- the selB gene encoding selenocysteine-specific translation elongation factor — protein MIVGTAGHIDHGKTALVKALTGTDADRLAEEKARGITIDLGFAYADLGGGTVTGFVDVPGHERLIHTMLAGAGGIDFALLVVAADDGMMPQTREHLAILDLLDITRGIVALTKADLAGPERRAEVTAEIQATLAGTGLAMAPILAVSALTGEGIEALRAGLAAAEAETAARNEAGLLRFAVDRSFTLAGAGTVVTGMVLGGRAKPDDMIIVSPTGLTARIRGIHAQNRKAAEGLAGQRCALNLAGERVTKDAIRRGDVVLAPPLHAPTDRIDAEVRVLASEAKSIGSWFPVRLHSHAAEVGARIVPLAGPLGPGTQGLVQLVLDRPIAATIADRFVLRDTSASRTIGGGRFLDLRPPARKRGTPERLALLAASGNEDPAVALSALSDLAPIDLAGFLRDRGLGEDALSGLLKAAGATTIGDHALSRAAVDGLRANLTDTLAAFHAENPELAGIGRERLRLLLKPRLPTTSFLAFLKDEAAAGQIVLDGAFLRLPGHEVRLSPADEDLWQRIHPHLLDDSRFRPPRVRDFTVLLNAEERDIRRVMKLAQRLGQTHEIAHDHFFARAVVEEMAAIVLEVAAQADDGWFTAPDFRDRVHNGRKVAIEILDFYDRLGLTLRRGDMRRINPHRSDLFAR, from the coding sequence ATGATCGTCGGAACGGCAGGGCATATCGACCACGGCAAGACGGCGCTGGTGAAGGCTCTGACCGGCACGGATGCCGACCGCCTTGCCGAGGAGAAAGCCCGCGGCATCACCATCGACCTTGGTTTTGCCTATGCCGATCTCGGCGGCGGTACGGTCACCGGCTTCGTCGACGTGCCGGGTCACGAACGGCTGATCCACACCATGCTTGCCGGCGCCGGCGGCATCGATTTCGCGTTGCTGGTGGTCGCCGCCGACGATGGAATGATGCCGCAGACGCGCGAACACCTCGCGATCCTCGACCTGCTCGATATTACCAGAGGTATCGTCGCGCTCACCAAGGCCGATCTCGCCGGGCCTGAGCGGCGCGCGGAGGTGACAGCCGAAATCCAAGCAACGCTTGCTGGCACCGGTTTGGCAATGGCACCGATCCTTGCCGTCTCCGCCCTTACCGGCGAGGGTATTGAGGCCCTGCGCGCCGGCCTCGCGGCCGCCGAGGCAGAAACAGCCGCCCGCAACGAAGCCGGCCTGCTGCGCTTTGCCGTCGATCGCAGTTTCACGCTTGCAGGCGCCGGCACGGTGGTGACCGGCATGGTGCTCGGCGGCCGTGCGAAGCCCGACGATATGATCATCGTCAGCCCGACCGGGCTGACCGCCCGCATACGCGGCATCCATGCGCAGAACCGCAAGGCCGCAGAGGGGCTTGCCGGCCAACGTTGCGCGCTGAACCTTGCCGGCGAACGGGTGACGAAGGACGCGATCCGGCGCGGCGACGTGGTTCTCGCGCCGCCACTGCACGCCCCGACGGACCGGATCGACGCGGAGGTTCGCGTGCTGGCCTCGGAGGCGAAGTCGATCGGCTCCTGGTTTCCCGTTCGCCTGCACAGCCACGCGGCAGAAGTTGGTGCGCGGATCGTACCTCTTGCCGGCCCGCTCGGTCCCGGAACACAAGGCCTGGTACAGCTGGTCCTCGACCGTCCCATCGCCGCGACCATCGCCGACCGCTTCGTCCTGCGCGACACCTCGGCCAGCCGGACGATCGGCGGCGGCCGCTTTCTCGACCTGCGCCCGCCGGCGCGAAAGCGAGGCACGCCGGAGCGCCTGGCCTTGCTTGCCGCCTCTGGCAACGAGGACCCGGCGGTGGCGCTTTCCGCCCTGTCCGATCTCGCGCCGATCGATCTTGCGGGTTTCCTTCGCGACCGTGGCCTGGGCGAGGACGCCCTTTCCGGGCTCCTGAAGGCCGCCGGGGCGACGACCATCGGCGACCATGCGCTCTCGCGCGCAGCGGTGGACGGATTGCGGGCGAACCTGACAGACACCCTCGCAGCCTTCCACGCAGAAAACCCCGAGCTTGCCGGCATCGGTCGCGAGCGGCTACGGCTCCTTCTCAAACCGCGCCTGCCGACGACAAGCTTCCTCGCATTCCTCAAAGACGAAGCGGCTGCAGGTCAAATCGTGCTCGACGGCGCCTTCCTGCGCCTGCCGGGTCACGAGGTCCGACTGTCGCCGGCGGACGAAGACCTGTGGCAGCGGATCCATCCGCATCTCCTCGACGACAGCCGCTTCCGGCCACCGCGCGTGCGCGATTTCACAGTCCTTCTCAATGCAGAGGAGCGCGACATAAGGCGCGTGATGAAACTCGCCCAGCGGCTCGGGCAGACCCACGAGATCGCGCACGACCATTTCTTCGCCCGCGCGGTCGTGGAGGAGATGGCAGCCATCGTGCTCGAGGTGGCAGCCCAGGCGGACGATGGCTGGTTCACCGCGCCCGACTTTCGCGACCGGGTGCACAATGGCCGCAAGGTCGCCATCGAAATCCTCGATTTCTACGACCGGCTCGGCCTGACCTTGCGCAGGGGAGATATGCGTCGCATAAATCCCCATCGCAGCGACCTATTTGCGCGCTGA
- a CDS encoding tyrosine-type recombinase/integrase, whose translation MKAPQPRALTDAWLRLLEGLDLPRIRFHDLRHTHAAQLLSAGGASKIASERLGHSIGITLDLYSHVMPGMQANAAVQIDEMIRRAVGDSSESKG comes from the coding sequence ATGAAGGCGCCCCAGCCGCGGGCACTGACAGACGCATGGCTACGCTTGCTGGAAGGGCTGGACCTCCCGCGCATCCGTTTCCATGATCTCCGCCACACTCACGCCGCCCAACTCCTATCTGCTGGGGGTGCATCCAAGATCGCTAGCGAACGCTTGGGGCACTCGATCGGCATTACCCTCGACCTCTACTCACACGTGATGCCGGGAATGCAGGCGAATGCCGCGGTACAGATTGACGAAATGATCCGCCGTGCGGTAGGGGATTCTAGCGAGAGCAAAGGGTAG